In Canis lupus dingo isolate Sandy chromosome 32, ASM325472v2, whole genome shotgun sequence, the following are encoded in one genomic region:
- the LOC112644861 gene encoding alcohol dehydrogenase 1-like: MDTSDKTITCRAAIAWAANSTLSIEEVQVEPPKAGEVRIKLASTGICGTDDHAIKGLLSAIFPFIPGHEGAGIVESIGKGVTSVKPGDKVLTLIIPQCRECSSCLHPKGNFCEKQDVLPSSGLMLDGTSRFTCKGKKIYHSFRTSTFTEYTVVPEIAVAKIDDAAPMDKVSLISCEVPTGYGAAVHSAKVTHGSTCVVFGLGGIGSAIVMGCKASGASRIIGVDINEEKFPRARALGVTDCLNPQKFKKPVQQVVMEMTGVGADFAFEAIGLSDTMLAAWDSCHRSYGVCLIVGVAPLNSKLSLDAPMIVSGRTMKGVCLGDYKTRDCIHHLVTDYLQNKINIDPLVTHQLPFDQLHKAFELYHAGKTIRCILLF, encoded by the exons ATGGACACTTCAGACAAA ACAATTACATGCCGGGCAGCCATTGCCTGGGCAGCAAATTCTACTCTTTCAATTGAGGAAGTACAAGTTGAGCCACCAAAGGCTGGGGAAGTGCGTATTAAG CTGGCATCTACAGGGATCTGTGGTACTGATGATCATGCAATAAAAGGATTACTCTCAGCAATCTTTCCTTTCATCCCAGGCCATGAAGGAGCTGGGATTGTGGAGAGTATTGGCAAAGGTGTGACCTCAGTGAAACCAG gaGATAAAGTCCTCACACTTATTATTCCACAGTGTAGAGAATGCAGTTCCTGCTTGCATCCCAAAGGAAACTTCTGTGAGAAGCAAGA TGTTCTACCTTCTTCTGGATTAATGCTGGATGGGACTAGCAGATTTActtgcaaaggaaaaaagatttatcACTCTTTCCGCACAAGCACGTTCACTGAATATACTGTTGTTCCTGAGATTGCAGTGGCAAAAATTGATGATGCTGCTCCTATGGATAAAGTCAGTCTCATAAGTTGTGAGGTGCCTACAGGTTATGGGGCTGCTGTGCACTCAGCCAAG GTCACTCATGGTTCCACCTGCGTGGTCTTTGGACTTGGTGGAATCGGTTCAGCCATTGTCATGGGCTGTAAAGCATCTGGTGCTTCTAGAATCATTGGGGTTGATATCAATGAGGAGAAGTTTCCCCGGGCAAGAGCATTAGGGGTCACTGATTGTCTCAACCCTCAAAAATTCAAGAAGCCTGTCCAGCAGGTGGTCATGGAAATGACAGGAGTTGGTGCTGACTTTGCCTTTGAGGCTATTGGACTCAGTGATACCATG CTTGCTGCTTGGGATTCCTGCCACCGGAGCTATGGTGTTTGTCTGATTGTTGGAGTAGCTCCATTAAACTCGAAGCTTTCCCTGGACGCCCCGATGATTGTCTCCGGCCGGACGATGAAGGGTGTATGTCTAGGAG ATTATAAAACCAGAGACTGTATTCACCACCTAGTGACTGATTAcctgcaaaataaaattaatatagatCCATTAGTAACCCATCAGTTGCCTTTTGACCAACTCCACAAAGCTTTCGAGTTGTACCATGCTGGAAAAAC